One genomic window of Erinaceus europaeus chromosome 7, mEriEur2.1, whole genome shotgun sequence includes the following:
- the LOC103109228 gene encoding olfactory receptor 6C2-like produces the protein MRNHTAVTTFILLGLTDDPELQVLVFAFMLIAYLLSVTGNLTIILLTLLDPRLKTAMYFFLQNFSFLEISFTSACIPKYLYSLSTGDRTITYNACICQLFFTYLFIITQFFLLAAMSFDRYVAICKPLHYVSIMNQKVCKRLVFCCWITTLLIIFPPLIILLGLRFCDSNIIDHFACDANPILKISCSDTWLIEQLIIVCSVLIFIMTLVCVVLSYLYIIRTILRFPSAQQRTKAFSTCSSHMIVISISYGSCIFVYIKPSAKGEMAINKGVTILTTSISPMLNPFIYTLRNKQVMQAFSDLVTKLSFSLVLRRILK, from the coding sequence ATGAGAAACCACACAGCAGTGACCACATTCATCCTCCTGGGATTAACAGATGACCCTGAACTACAGGTTCTGGTGTTTGCGTTTATGCTTATTGCCTATTTGCTGAGTGTAACTGGAAACCTGACCATCATTCTGCTCACATTGTTGGATCCTCGCCTGAAAACTGCCATGTACTTTTTCCTCCAGAATTTTTCCTTCTTAGAAATCTCTTTCACTTCTGCCTGCATTCCTAAATACTTGTACAGTCTGTCAACAGGTGACAGGACCATTACATATAATGCTTGTATATGCCAACTATTCTTTACATACCTGTTCATAATAACACAATTTttcctcctggcagccatgtcaTTTGATCGTTATGTAGCCATCTGTAAACCCCTGCATTATGTGAGCATCATGAATCAGAAGGTCTGCAAACGACTTGTCTTCTGCTGTTGGATAACTACTTTGTTGATCATATTTCCACCACTTATCATACTACtaggcctgagattttgtgattCTAATATCATTGATCATTTTGCCTGTGATGCCAATCCAATCCTgaagatctcatgctcagatacATGGCTCATAGAGCAGCTGATAATTGTCTGTTCTGTGTTGATATTCATCATGACTCTCGTGTGTGTGGTTCTGTCCTACCTGTATATCATCAGAACAATTCTGAGATTCCCCTCTGCTCAGCAAAGGACAAAAGCCTTTTCCACCTGCTCTTCCCACATGATTGTGATTTCCATTTCCTATGGCAGCTGCATCTTTGTTTATATCAAGCCCTCAGCAAAAGGGGAAATGGCCATTAATAAGGGGGTTACTATATTAACAACTTCTATCTCCCCCATGCTAAATCCATTTATTTATACACTGAGAAACAAACAAGTGATGCAAGCCTTCAGTGACTTAGTCACAAAATTAAGCTTCTCTCTAGTACTTAGAAGAATATTGAAGTAA